In Bubalus bubalis isolate 160015118507 breed Murrah chromosome 3, NDDB_SH_1, whole genome shotgun sequence, a genomic segment contains:
- the GAA gene encoding lysosomal alpha-glucosidase, which yields MMRWPPCSRPLLGVCTLLSLALLGHILLHDLEVVPRELRGFSQDETHQACQPGASSPECRGSPRAAPTQCDLPPNSRFDCAPDKGITPQQCEARGCCYVPAEWPPDAQMGQPWCFFPPSYPSYRLENLTITETGYTATLTRAVPTFFPKDIMTLRLDMLMETESRLHFTIKDPANRRYEVPLETPRVYSQAPFTLYSVEFSEEPFGVVVRRKLDGRVLLNTTVAPLFFADQFLQLSTSLPSQHITGLAEHLGSLMLSTNWTKITLWNRDIAPEPNVNLYGSHPFYLVLEDGGLAHGVFLLNSNAMDVVLQPSPALSWRSTGGILDVYIFLGPEPKSVVQQYLDVVGYPFMPPYWGLGFHLCRWGYSTSAITRQVVENMTRAYFPLDVQWNDLDYMDARRDFTFNKDHFGDFPAMVQELHQGGRRYIMIVDPAISSSGPAGTYRPYDEGLRRGVFITNETGQPLIGQVWPGLTAFPDFTNPEALDWWQDMVTEFHAQVPFDGMWIDMNEPSNFVRGSVDGCPDNSLENPPYLPGVVGGTLQAATICASSHQFLSTHYDLHNLYGLTEALASHRALVKARGMRPFVISRSTFAGHGRYSGHWTGDVWSNWEQLSYSVPEILLFNLLGVPLVGADICGFLGNTSEELCVRWTQLGAFYPFMRNHNALNSQPQEPYRFSETAQQAMRKAFTLRYVLLPYLYTLFHRAHVRGETVARPLFLEFPEDPSTWTVDRQLLWGEALLITPVLEAEKVEVTGYFPQGTWYDLQTVPMEAFGSLPPPAPLTSVIHSKGQWVTLSAPLDTINVHLRAGHIIPMQGPALTTTESRKQPMALAVALTASGEAQGELFWDDGESLGVLDGGDYTQLIFLAKNNTFVNKLVHVSSEGASLQLRNVTVLGVATAPQQVLCNSVPVSNFTFSPDTETLAIPVSLTMGEQFVISWS from the exons ATGATGAGGTGGCCACCCTGCTCCCGCCCCCTGCTGGGGGTCTGCACCCTCCTCTCCTTGGCGCTCCTGGGGCACATCCTGCTTCATGACTTGGAGGTGGTCCCCCGAGAACTACGAGGCTTCTCCCAAGACGAGACTCATCAAGCTTGCCAGCCAGGAGCCAGCAGCCCAGAATGCCGTGGTAGCCCCAGGGCAGCGCCCACACAGTGCGACCTGCCCCCCAACAGCCGCTTCGACTGCGCCCCAGACAAGGGCATCACCCCGCAGCAGTGTGAGGCCCGTGGCTGCTGCTACGTGCCTGCAGAGTGGCCTCCGGATGCCCAGATGGGGCAGCCCTGGTGCTTCTTCCCTCCCAGCTACCCCAGTTACAGGCTGGAGAACCTGACCATCACTGAGACAGGGTACACAGCCACCCTGACCCGTGCCGTCCCGACCTTCTTCCCCAAGGATATCATGACCTTGAGGCTGGACATGTTGATGGAGACCGAGAGCCGACTCCACTTCACG ATCAAAGATCCTGCCAACAGACGCTATGAAGTGCCCTTGGAGACCCCGCGTGTCTATAGCCAGGCGCCGTTCACACTCTACAGTGTGGAGTTCTCGGAGGAGCCCTTTGGGGTGGTCGTGCGGCGGAAGCTGGATGGACGGGTGCT GCTGAACACCACGGTGGCCCCCCTGTTCTTTGCGGACCAGTTTCTGCAGCTGTCCACCTCCCTGCCATCCCAGCACATCACAGGCCTTGCCGAACACCTTGGGTCCCTGATGCTCAGCACCAACTGGACCAAGATCACCCTCTGGAACCGAGACATCGCCCCTGAG CCCAACGTGAACCTGTATGGATCTCACCCTTTCTACCTGGTCCTGGAGGATGGCGGGTTGGCTCACGGGGTCTTCCTGCTGAACAGCAATGCCATGG ATGTGGTcctgcagcccagcccagccctcagCTGGAGGTCGACAGGCGGGATCCTGGACGTGTACATCTTCCTGGGCCCGGAGCCCAAGAGCGTGGTGCAGCAGTACCTGGACGTCGTGG GCTACCCATTCATGCCGCCGTACTGGGGCCTGGGCTTCCACCTGTGCCGCTGGGGCTACTCCACCTCCGCCATCACCCGCCAGGTCGTGGAGAACATGACCAGGGCCTACTTCCCCCTG GACGTCCAGTGGAATGACCTCGACTACATGGATGCCAGACGGGACTTCACTTTCAACAAGGACCACTTTGGGGACTTCCCGGCCATGGTGCAGGAGCTCCACCAGGGCGGTCGGCGGTACATCATGATTGTG GATCCTGCCATCAGCAGCTCAGGCCCTGCTGGGACCTACCGACCCTACGATGAGGGTCTGAGGCGGGGGGTCTTCATCACCAATGAGACTGGGCAGCCACTGATTGGGCAG GTGTGGCCCGGACTCACCGCCTTCCCCGACTTCACCAACCCCGAAGCTCTTGACTGGTGGCAGGACATGGTGACCGAGTTCCACGCCCAAGTGCCCTTCGATGGCATGTGGATC GATATGAACGAGCCATCCAATTTCGTGAGGGGCTCAGTGGATGGCTGCCCGGACAACAGCCTGGAGAACCCTCCCTACCTGCCAG GGGTGGTTGGTGGGACCCTCCAGGCAGCCACCATCTGCGCCTCCAGCCACCAGTTCCTGTCCACGCACTACGACCTGCACAACCTGTATGGCCTGACTGAAGCCTTAGCCTCCCACAG GGCCCTGGTGAAGGCTCGAGGGATGCGTCCCTTCGTGATCTCTCGCTCAACCTTTGCCGGCCATGGCCGATACTCCGGCCACTGGACAGGGGATGTGTGGAGCAACTGGGAGCAACTTTCCTACTCCGTGCCAG AAATCCTGCTTTTCAATCTGCTGGGGGTGCCCCTGGTGGGGGCTGACATCTGTGGCTTCCTGGGCAACACCTCAGAGGAGCTGTGTGTGCGCTGGACCCAGCTGGGGGCCTTCTACCCCTTCATGCGGAACCACAATGCCCTGAACAGCCAG CCGCAGGAACCGTACAGGTTCAGCGAGACGGCGCAGCAAGCCATGAGGAAGGCCTTCACCCTGCGCTACGTGCTGCTGCCCTATCTCTACACGCTGTTCCACAGGGCCCACGTCAGAGGCGAGACGGTGGCCCGGCCCCTCTTCCTGGA GTTCCCCGAGGACCCCAGCACCTGGACTGTGGACCGCCAGCTCCTGTGGGGGGAGGCTCTGCTCATCACCCCGGTGCTCGAGGCTGAGAAGGTTGAAGTCACTGGCTACTTCCCCCAGGGCACATGGTACGACTTGCAGACG GTACCAATGGAGGCCTTTGGCAGCCTCCCGCCTCCTGCACCCCTCACGTCTGTCATCCACAGCAAGGGGCAGTGGGTGACGCTGTCCGCCCCGCTGGACACCATCAACGTCCACCTCCGGGCTGGGCACATCATCCCTATGCAG GGCCCTGCCCTCACGACCACAGAGTCCCGCAAGCAGCCCATGGCCCTGGCTGTGGCCCTGACAGCCAGTGGGGAGGCCCAAGGGGAGCTGTTCTGGGACGATGGGGAGAGCCTGGGAGTGCTGGATGGTGGGGACTACACGCAGCTCATCTTTCTGGCCAAGAAC AACACCTTTGTAAACAAGCTGGTGCACGTGAGCAGTGAGGGGGCCAGCCTGCAGCTGAGGAACGTGACCGTCCTGGGGGTGGCCACAGCACCCCAGCAGGTCCTCTGCAACAGCGTTCCTGTCTCCAACTTCACCTTCAGCCCTGACACGGAG ACTCTGGCCATCCCTGTCTCGCTGACCATGGGAGAGCAGTTTGTCATCAGCTGGTCTTAA